Proteins encoded by one window of Bacillus rossius redtenbacheri isolate Brsri chromosome 3, Brsri_v3, whole genome shotgun sequence:
- the LOC134529999 gene encoding glutamine-rich protein 2-like, with protein sequence MTRGALQSGQPASGALQSGQPAPGALQSGQPASGALQSGQPASGALQSGQPASGALQSGQPAPGALQSGQPASGALQSGQPASGALQSGQPAPGALQSGQPASGALQSGQPASGALQSGQPAPGALQSGQPASGALQSGQPASGALQSGQPASGALQSGQPASGALQSGQPASGALQSGQPASGALQSGQPASGALQSGQPTSGALQSGLSASGALQSGQPAPGALQSGQPASGALQSGQHASGALQSGQPASGALQSGRPASGALQSGQPAPGALQSGQPASGALQSGQPASGALQSGQPASGALQSGQPAPGALQSGQPASGALQSGQPASGALQRGQPASGALQSGQPASGALQSGRPASGALQSGQPASGALQSGRPASGALQRGQPVSGALQSGRPASGALQSGQPASGALQSGQPASGALQSGRPASGALQSGQPASGALQSGRPASGALQSGQPASGALQSGQPASGALQSGQPASGALQSGQPASGALQSGQPAPGALQSGRPASGALQSGQPAPGALQSGRPASGALQSGQPAPGALQSGQPASGALQSGQPASGALQSGQPAPGALQSGRPASGALQSGQPAPGALQSGRPASGALQSGRPASGALQSGQPASGALQSGQPASGALQSGQPASGALQSGRPASGALQSGQPAPGALQSGRPAPGALQSGRPASGALQSGRPASGALQSGAEKGLPSTWPEWHRGRGVTSRAEPAHNPHYPHYPRYPHYPHYPRYPHYPRYPHYPHYPHYPHYPHYPHYPRYPHYPHYPHYPHYPRYPHYPHYPHYPHYPRYPHYQVARHYWADHQLVAGIGCPARAGRRYRGPACLTSRVKPAPCRQEIDDPPSVPARSVWRICGRAAPRDHVDACLQVCLEPARRGQLRKRPAAARSVPGGRRQSDCASAPG encoded by the exons atgactcggg GAGCCCTGCAGAGTGGCCAGCCCGCCTCAGGAGCCCTGCAGAGTGGCCAGCCCGCCCCAGGAGCCCTGCAGAGCGGCCAGCCCGCCTCAGGAGCCCTGCAGAGTGGCCAGCCCGCCTCAGGAGCCCTGCAGAGTGGCCAGCCCGCCTCAGGAGCCCTGCAGAGTGGCCAGCCCGCCCCAGGAGCCCTGCAGAGCGGCCAGCCCGCCTCAGGAGCCCTGCAGAGTGGCCAGCCCGCCTCAGGAGCCCTGCAGAGTGGCCAGCCCGCCCCAGGAGCCCTTCAGAGCGGCCAGCCCGCCTCAGGAGCCCTGCAGAGTGGCCAGCCCGCCTCAGGAGCCCTGCAGAGTGGCCAGCCCGCCCCAGGAGCCCTGCAGAGCGGCCAGCCCGCCTCAGGAGCCCTGCAGAGTGGCCAGCCCGCCTCAGGAGCCCTGCAGAGCGGCCAGCCCGCCTCAGGAGCCCTGCAGAGTGGCCAGCCCGCCTCAGGAGCCCTGCAGAGCGGCCAGCCCGCCTCAGGAGCCCTGCAGAGCGGCCAGCCCGCCTCAGGAGCCCTGCAGAGTGGCCAGCCTGCCTCAGGAGCCCTGCAGAGCGGCCAGCCCACCTCAGGAGCCCTGCAGAGTGGCCTGTCCGCCTCAGGAGCCCTGCAGAGTGGCCAGCCCGCCCCAGGAGCCCTGCAGAGCGGCCAGCCCGCCTCAGGAGCCCTGCAGAGTGGCCAGCACGCCTCAGGAGCCCTGCAGAGTGGCCAGCCCGCCTCAGGAGCTCTACAGAGCGGCCGTCCCGCCTCAGGAGCCCTGCAGAGTGGCCAGCCCGCCCCAGGAGCCCTGCAGAGTGGCCAGCCCGCCTCAGGAGCCCTGCAGAGCGGCCAGCCCGCCTCAGGAGCCCTGCAGAGTGGCCAGCCCGCCTCAGGAGCCCTGCAGAGTGGCCAGCCCGCCCCAGGAGCCCTGCAGAGCGGCCAGCCCGCCTCAGGAGCCCTGCAGAGTGGCCAGCCCGCCTCAGGAGCCCTGCAGAGGGGCCAGCCCGCCTCAGGAGCCCTGCAGAGTGGCCAGCCCGCCTCAGGAGCCCTGCAGAGTGGCCGGCCCGCCTCAGGAGCCCTGCAGAGCGGCCAGCCCGCCTCAGGAGCCCTGCAGAGCGGCCGGCCCGCCTCAGGAGCCCTGCAGAGGGGCCAGCCCGTCTCAGGAGCCCTGCAGAGCGGCCGGCCCGCCTCAGGAGCCCTGCAGAGTGGCCAGCCCGCCTCAGGAGCCCTGCAGAGTGGCCAGCCCGCCTCAGGAGCCCTGCAGAGCGGCCGGCCCGCCTCAGGAGCCCTGCAGAGCGGCCAGCCCGCCTCAGGAGCCCTGCAGAGCGGCCGGCCCGCCTCAGGAGCCCTGCAGAGCGGCCAGCCCGCCTCAGGAGCCCTGCAGAGTGGCCAGCCCGCCTCAGGAGCCCTGCAGAGTGGCCAGCCCGCCTCAGGAGCTCTGCAGAGCGGCCAGCCCGCCTCAGGAGCCCTGCAGAGTGGCCAGCCCGCCCCAGGAGCCCTGCAGAGCGGCCGGCCCGCCTCAGGAGCCCTGCAGAGTGGCCAGCCCGCCCCAGGAGCCCTGCAGAGTGGCCGGCCCGCCTCAGGAGCACTGCAGAGTGGCCAGCCCGCCCCAGGAGCCCTGCAGAGCGGCCAGCCCGCCTCAGGAGCTCTGCAGAGCGGCCAGCCCGCCTCAGGAGCCCTGCAGAGTGGCCAGCCCGCCCCAGGAGCCCTGCAGAGCGGCCGGCCCGCCTCAGGAGCCCTGCAGAGTGGCCAGCCCGCCCCAGGAGCCCTGCAGAGTGGCCGGCCCGCCTCAGGAGCTCTGCAGAGCGGCCGGCCCGCCTCAGGAGCCCTGCAGAGCGGCCAGCCCGCCTCAGGAGCCCTGCAGAGCGGCCAGCCCGCCTCAGGAGCCCTGCAGAGTGGCCAGCCCGCCTCAGGAGCCCTGCAGAGCGGCCGGCCCGCCTCAGGAGCTCTGCAGAGCGGCCAGCCCGCCCCAGGAGCCCTGCAGAGCGGCCGGCCCGCCCCAGGAGCCCTGCAGAGCGGCCGGCCCGCCTCAGGAGCCCTGCAGAGCGGCCGGCCCGCCTCAGGAGCCCTGCAGAGTGGCGCAGAGAAGGGTCTGCCCTCGACGTGGCCAGAGTGGCACCGGGGTCGAGGG GTCACTTCGCGCGCCGAGCCGGCTCACAACCCTCACTACCCTCACTACCCTCGCTACCCTCACTACCCTCACTACCCTCGCTACCCTCACTACCCTCGCTACCCTCACTACCCTCACTACCCTCACTACCCTCACTACCCTCACTACCCTCACTACCCTCGCTACCCTCACTACCCTCACTACCCTCACTACCCTCACTACCCTCGCTACCCTCACTACCCTCACTACCCTCACTACCCTCACTACCCTCGCTACCCTCACTACCAGGTGGCGAGACACTACTGG GCTGACCACCAGCTCGTGGCTGGTATTGGCTGCCCCGCTCGTGCAGGTCGCCGGTATCGAGGACCGGCCTGTTTGACGTCCCGCGTCAAGCCGGCCCCTTGCCGCCAGGAGATAGATGACCCGCCGAGCGTCCCTGCG